The Echinicola jeungdonensis genome segment TGCCTTCAAAGCCTCCAAACAATTTAGAAAAGGCCAGGTCCATTTCCCGGTGGCCATAATAAACTGCGGGGTCAATCAAGCAGGGTTGCCCTTGGGAATTGACGATAACATTGCCGGACCAAAGGTCTCCATGAAGCAAGGCAGGTTTTTCCTTTGGTAAATGCCCTTCCAGTTTTGGGTAAATTAGCTGAAATTTCTTGTAAAAACTTTTTGAAATGGTCTTTTCGTAGAATGCTTTTCCAAGCATAGGTTCCAGCCTTTCATTAATATAAAAGTCCACCCATTTTTCATGTTGGAGGTTACTTTGGGGTAGAATGGAAATAAAATTATTGTCCTCCAGTCCAAAAACCGGAGAAGTGGCCATATGCATTTCTGCTAGTCCATGGCCCAGTCTTTCCCAATAATCGGCACCAGGATAACCTCCTTCTATCCATTCAATCAAGAGGTAGTTCTGGTTGTCAAGCCTTCCGGAACCCACTGTTTTGGGTATTTGCAGGGGACAGTTCTTTCTAAGTAAATTAAGCCCTTTGATTTCTTGATGAAACATTTCAGGTGAATCCTGAAAATTGGATTTAAGAAAAAGGGGGCCTTTGTCGGTATACAAAAGGACACTTTGATTGGCTGTCCCTGCAGATATTAATCTTATAGAGTTGAGGTGAATTTTTTCGTGTGATT includes the following:
- a CDS encoding fructosamine kinase family protein, with the translated sequence MYNPNSFYEQVLLQESHEKIHLNSIRLISAGTANQSVLLYTDKGPLFLKSNFQDSPEMFHQEIKGLNLLRKNCPLQIPKTVGSGRLDNQNYLLIEWIEGGYPGADYWERLGHGLAEMHMATSPVFGLEDNNFISILPQSNLQHEKWVDFYINERLEPMLGKAFYEKTISKSFYKKFQLIYPKLEGHLPKEKPALLHGDLWSGNVIVNSQGQPCLIDPAVYYGHREMDLAFSKLFGGFEGRFYDAYHNIFPLEPGFSSRADIYNLYPLLVHLNLFGKSYLPGLKKIIKKYV